A region of Sulfurovum sp. DNA encodes the following proteins:
- a CDS encoding ABC-type transport auxiliary lipoprotein family protein yields the protein MKSYYSLIVVVVLFISGCIVKEAIPMKYYTLKIGKMPIIHNSPFRDKVLKVSYPKTLTGKLTNKIAFSYSSSDRGVYQNSRWSNTLEKLIEGNIIATLHQIKIFKAVLAYNSTATADLRLESVVYDFSHYVRKDASYAIISMGFILIDVETGKLIKTKYFSYREDTETTDAKGYAKAVNIAMTRLIKDLIKWIKSEEGIDIKSIPL from the coding sequence ATGAAAAGTTATTATAGTCTTATAGTTGTAGTAGTACTGTTTATAAGTGGTTGCATTGTAAAAGAGGCAATACCGATGAAATACTACACACTCAAGATAGGGAAAATGCCAATTATACACAATAGCCCATTTCGTGATAAGGTACTTAAGGTCTCCTATCCTAAGACACTAACAGGAAAGCTGACCAATAAGATTGCTTTTTCCTACAGCAGCAGTGACCGAGGCGTGTACCAGAACTCACGATGGTCTAATACACTCGAAAAACTGATTGAGGGCAACATTATTGCGACACTTCACCAGATTAAGATCTTTAAAGCAGTTCTGGCCTACAACTCAACAGCAACAGCTGACTTAAGACTAGAGAGTGTGGTTTATGATTTTTCCCACTATGTTAGAAAAGATGCCTCTTATGCAATCATTTCCATGGGGTTTATACTCATTGATGTTGAGACTGGAAAACTCATCAAGACCAAATATTTTTCATACCGTGAAGATACCGAAACAACTGATGCAAAAGGGTATGCCAAAGCAGTTAATATTGCTATGACACGGCTTATTAAAGATTTGATAAAATGGATAAAAAGTGAAGAAGGTATAGATATTAAATCTATACCTTTGTAG